In one window of Tenacibaculum mesophilum DNA:
- a CDS encoding DUF6691 family protein, which produces MKNIKFLVIGIVFGIILSKSEAVSWYRIYEMFRFQSFHMYGIIGSAVAISAILMYFFKSGKVKDYLGNQINIREKKKGFIRTLVGGTIFGLGWALAGACPAPIFVLIGQGIIPMIIVLLGALIGAFIYGLLSKKLPN; this is translated from the coding sequence ATGAAGAATATAAAATTTTTAGTTATTGGTATAGTTTTCGGAATTATTTTATCTAAATCAGAAGCTGTTTCTTGGTATCGAATTTATGAAATGTTTAGATTCCAATCTTTTCACATGTATGGTATTATTGGTTCTGCCGTAGCTATTTCTGCAATACTTATGTATTTCTTTAAAAGTGGAAAGGTTAAAGATTATTTAGGGAACCAAATTAACATTAGAGAAAAGAAAAAAGGATTTATTAGAACTTTAGTTGGCGGCACTATATTTGGGTTAGGTTGGGCACTAGCAGGCGCTTGTCCTGCTCCTATTTTTGTTTTGATTGGACAAGGAATAATCCCAATGATTATTGTACTCTTAGGAGCTCTTATAGGGGCTTTTATTTATGGTTTATTGAGTAAGAAGTTACCTAATTAA
- a CDS encoding YeeE/YedE family protein, whose amino-acid sequence MDFILQPWSWYVSGPLIAFILFLFFYFGKNFGVSTNLETMCTMVGAGKVSDYFKKDWKERDWAIVFLIGLVIGGYIAINYLSATPKIDLNPTTVNELANLGFQNAGETYVPNEIFSIENMLTLKGFTILLIAGILIGFGTRYAGGCTSGHAITGLSSFQLPSLIAVIGFFIGGLIMTWALFPLIFG is encoded by the coding sequence ATGGATTTTATATTACAACCATGGTCGTGGTATGTATCTGGGCCACTTATCGCCTTTATACTATTTTTATTCTTTTATTTCGGTAAAAATTTTGGAGTATCAACTAATTTAGAAACCATGTGTACCATGGTTGGAGCAGGTAAAGTATCTGATTATTTTAAGAAAGATTGGAAAGAACGTGATTGGGCTATTGTTTTTTTAATTGGTTTAGTAATTGGAGGATATATAGCCATTAACTACCTCTCTGCTACACCAAAAATTGATTTAAACCCAACAACTGTAAATGAATTAGCTAATTTAGGTTTTCAAAATGCAGGAGAAACCTATGTACCTAATGAAATTTTCAGCATTGAAAACATGTTAACCTTAAAAGGTTTTACAATTTTATTAATTGCTGGAATTTTAATTGGATTTGGAACTCGTTATGCAGGAGGATGTACCTCAGGACATGCCATTACAGGACTAAGTAGTTTTCAATTACCTTCTTTAATTGCAGTAATTGGTTTTTTTATTGGTGGTTTAATAATGACTTGGGCTCTATTCCCTTTAATATTTGGTTAA
- a CDS encoding 3-deoxy-D-manno-octulosonic acid transferase has product MNFLYNLLLSVVSILLPLIALFNKKIKLFYEGRKETFSRINSISKTDKVIWFHAASLGEFEQGRPIIEELKQLYTGYKIVVTFFSPSGYEIRKNYPLADVICYLPLDTKSNVRKFIKKVHPDMAIMIKYEFWPNLLSELKKHNVPTILISGIFRKKQSFFKWYGGFMREKLTVFNHFFVQNKTSKDLLNSINFNNVTIAGDTRFDRVYDILQQDNSLDFISEFKNNNYTVVAGSTWKEDEELIVDYLNNHATDDEKFIIAPHNINKKQIKELQNSINKKTVLYSENLNKELSGYQVFIIDTIGLLTKIYSYADAAYVGGGLATGLHNILEPATYGVPVIFGGNKYSKFQEAIDLLEIGGAKTVTNTNEFSSNFALLQSDKKLREQMGKVNHNYILKNVGATKNIITYLKNIL; this is encoded by the coding sequence ATGAATTTTTTATACAATTTACTTCTTTCTGTAGTATCTATATTACTCCCATTAATAGCTTTATTCAACAAAAAAATAAAGTTATTTTATGAAGGGAGAAAAGAAACATTTTCAAGAATAAACAGTATTTCCAAAACTGATAAAGTAATTTGGTTTCATGCTGCTTCTTTAGGGGAATTTGAACAAGGAAGACCTATTATTGAAGAGTTAAAACAGCTTTATACAGGTTACAAAATAGTTGTTACTTTTTTCTCCCCCTCTGGTTATGAAATCAGAAAAAACTATCCATTAGCTGATGTTATTTGCTATTTACCATTAGACACAAAATCGAACGTTAGAAAATTCATCAAAAAAGTACATCCAGATATGGCTATTATGATAAAGTATGAGTTTTGGCCTAATCTTCTTTCAGAATTAAAAAAACATAATGTTCCTACGATTTTAATTTCAGGAATTTTTAGAAAAAAACAATCCTTTTTTAAATGGTATGGAGGTTTTATGCGTGAAAAACTAACTGTTTTTAATCACTTTTTTGTACAAAACAAAACTTCTAAAGACTTATTAAATTCTATTAATTTTAATAACGTAACCATTGCTGGTGATACACGATTTGATCGCGTATACGATATTTTACAACAAGATAACTCGTTAGATTTTATTTCTGAGTTTAAAAATAATAATTACACTGTTGTTGCGGGAAGTACTTGGAAAGAAGATGAAGAACTTATTGTAGATTATTTAAATAATCACGCAACTGATGATGAAAAGTTTATTATTGCTCCACATAACATCAATAAAAAACAGATTAAAGAGTTACAAAACTCAATCAATAAAAAAACTGTTCTTTACTCTGAAAACCTAAACAAAGAGTTATCAGGATATCAAGTTTTTATAATTGACACTATTGGCTTACTTACAAAAATATATTCATACGCTGATGCTGCCTATGTAGGTGGTGGACTCGCTACTGGTTTACATAATATTTTGGAACCAGCAACATATGGTGTTCCTGTTATTTTTGGTGGTAATAAATACAGTAAGTTTCAAGAAGCAATTGATTTACTAGAAATAGGAGGTGCAAAGACCGTTACAAATACTAATGAATTTTCCAGTAATTTTGCTTTATTACAATCAGACAAAAAACTAAGAGAGCAAATGGGGAAAGTTAACCACAATTATATTTTAAAAAATGTGGGAGCAACAAAAAACATTATCACTTATTTAAAAAACATATTATAA
- the accC gene encoding acetyl-CoA carboxylase biotin carboxylase subunit, whose product MFKKILIANRGEIALRVIRTCKEMGIKTVAVYSKADAESLHVRFADEAVCIGPAPSSESYLKMDRIIAAAEITNADGIHPGYGFLAENAKFSKLCEEHEIKFIGASPEMIDKMGDKANAKATMKAAGVPCVPGSDGVITTFEECEKVAVETGYPVMLKASAGGGGKGMRAVWKAEDLKDAWDSARQESKAAFGNDDMYMEKLIEEPRHIEIQVVGDAYGKACHLSERDCSVQRRHQKLTEETPSPFMTEELRDAMGAAAVKAAEYIKYEGAGTVEFLVDKHRNFYFMEMNTRIQVEHPITEEVVDYDLIREQILVAAGVPISGKNYKPQLHSIECRINAEDPYNGFRPAPGKITSYHAPGGHGVRIDTHVYAGYMIPPNYDSMISKLIVTAQTREEAINKMKRALDEYVIEGVKTTIPFHRQLMDHPDYVAGNYTTKFMEDFEMES is encoded by the coding sequence ATGTTTAAAAAGATATTAATTGCCAATAGAGGCGAAATCGCGCTACGTGTAATTAGAACCTGTAAAGAGATGGGGATAAAAACAGTAGCTGTTTACTCAAAAGCAGATGCTGAAAGTTTACACGTACGATTTGCTGATGAAGCTGTTTGTATTGGACCTGCTCCAAGTAGCGAGTCTTATTTAAAAATGGATCGCATCATAGCAGCTGCAGAGATTACAAATGCTGACGGAATTCACCCAGGATATGGTTTCTTAGCAGAAAACGCTAAATTCTCAAAACTATGTGAAGAGCACGAAATTAAATTTATCGGAGCTTCTCCTGAGATGATTGATAAAATGGGAGATAAAGCGAATGCTAAAGCTACCATGAAAGCTGCTGGAGTACCATGTGTACCAGGTAGTGACGGTGTAATTACCACATTTGAAGAATGTGAAAAAGTCGCTGTAGAAACAGGATACCCTGTAATGTTAAAAGCATCTGCCGGTGGTGGAGGTAAAGGTATGCGTGCTGTTTGGAAAGCCGAAGATTTAAAAGATGCTTGGGATTCTGCAAGACAAGAATCTAAAGCTGCTTTTGGAAACGACGATATGTATATGGAGAAGTTAATTGAAGAACCTCGCCATATTGAAATCCAAGTAGTAGGTGATGCTTATGGTAAAGCTTGTCACTTATCTGAAAGAGATTGTTCAGTTCAACGTCGTCACCAAAAATTAACTGAGGAAACTCCTTCTCCATTCATGACAGAAGAATTACGTGATGCTATGGGAGCTGCTGCTGTAAAGGCTGCTGAATATATTAAGTATGAAGGTGCTGGTACAGTTGAGTTCTTAGTAGACAAACACCGTAACTTCTACTTTATGGAAATGAATACTCGTATTCAGGTAGAGCATCCAATTACTGAAGAAGTTGTAGACTATGATTTAATTCGTGAACAAATCTTGGTTGCGGCTGGTGTGCCAATTTCAGGTAAAAACTACAAGCCACAATTACACTCAATTGAATGTAGAATTAATGCAGAAGATCCTTATAACGGATTTAGACCTGCTCCAGGAAAAATAACTTCATATCACGCTCCAGGTGGTCATGGTGTTCGTATCGATACTCACGTGTATGCTGGGTACATGATTCCACCAAACTACGATTCAATGATTTCTAAGTTAATTGTTACTGCACAAACTCGTGAAGAAGCGATTAACAAGATGAAACGCGCATTAGATGAGTATGTTATTGAAGGTGTAAAAACAACAATTCCTTTCCACAGACAATTAATGGATCATCCAGATTACGTAGCAGGTAATTATACCACTAAGTTCATGGAAGATTTTGAAATGGAATCATAA
- the accB gene encoding acetyl-CoA carboxylase biotin carboxyl carrier protein: MDIKEIQSLIKFVAKSGASEVKLEMEDIKITIKTGSDTPETTIIQAPAPAAATQMMAPAPVAQPATPAAAPVAAESTDDSKYVTIKSPIIGTFYRKPSPDKPNFAEVGTEVKVGDTVCIIEAMKLFNEIESEVSGKIVKVLVDDSSPVEFDQPLFLVDPS, from the coding sequence ATGGACATTAAAGAAATTCAAAGTCTTATAAAGTTTGTAGCTAAGTCAGGTGCAAGTGAAGTAAAGCTAGAGATGGAAGATATTAAAATCACCATTAAAACTGGAAGTGACACTCCTGAAACTACTATTATTCAAGCCCCTGCTCCTGCAGCAGCTACACAAATGATGGCTCCTGCACCAGTAGCACAACCAGCTACACCAGCTGCAGCCCCAGTAGCAGCTGAATCTACTGACGACTCAAAATATGTAACTATAAAATCACCTATCATTGGTACTTTCTACAGAAAACCTTCCCCAGATAAACCTAATTTTGCTGAAGTAGGAACAGAAGTAAAAGTTGGTGATACTGTTTGTATCATTGAAGCAATGAAATTATTTAACGAAATTGAATCAGAAGTATCTGGTAAAATCGTTAAAGTATTAGTGGATGATTCTTCTCCAGTAGAATTTGATCAACCATTATTTTTAGTAGACCCATCATAA
- a CDS encoding beta-ketoacyl-ACP synthase III, with amino-acid sequence MTKITAAITAVGKYIPEHALTNKELETMVDTNDEWITTRTGIKERRILKGEGLGTSFMAIKAAEDLLQKSNTNPEDIDMVIVATATPDMPVASTAAYTASKIGAVNAFSYDLQAACSSFLYGMSTASSYIESGRYKKVLLIGADKMSSIIDYSDRATCIIFGDGAGAVLFEPNNDGLGLQDEYLRSDGIGREFLKIDAGGSILPASEDTVKNKQHFVHQEGRTVFKFAVSNMADVSEKMLTRNNLTKDDIQWLVPHQANKRIIEATANRVGLEDDKVMMNIHKYGNTTSATLPLLLADYEKELKKGDNLIFAAFGGGFTWGAIYLKWAYNS; translated from the coding sequence ATGACTAAAATAACTGCAGCTATAACAGCGGTAGGAAAATATATTCCAGAACATGCTCTAACTAATAAGGAGCTAGAAACAATGGTAGACACCAATGATGAGTGGATTACTACGAGAACAGGAATCAAAGAAAGAAGAATTTTAAAAGGCGAAGGTCTTGGAACTTCTTTCATGGCAATAAAAGCAGCAGAAGATTTACTTCAAAAATCAAATACAAACCCTGAAGACATTGACATGGTTATCGTAGCAACTGCTACTCCAGATATGCCTGTAGCTTCAACTGCAGCTTATACAGCTTCTAAAATAGGAGCCGTAAATGCTTTTTCTTATGATTTACAAGCGGCTTGCTCTAGTTTTTTATACGGTATGTCAACTGCCTCTAGTTATATTGAAAGCGGTAGATATAAAAAAGTATTGTTAATTGGTGCCGATAAAATGTCATCAATTATTGATTATAGCGATAGAGCTACTTGTATCATCTTTGGAGATGGGGCAGGTGCTGTTTTATTTGAACCTAATAACGACGGTTTAGGGTTACAAGATGAGTATTTAAGAAGCGACGGAATTGGTCGAGAATTCTTAAAAATCGATGCAGGTGGATCAATTTTACCAGCATCAGAAGACACTGTTAAAAACAAGCAACATTTTGTTCATCAAGAAGGAAGAACTGTATTTAAGTTTGCTGTTTCTAACATGGCAGATGTTTCTGAAAAAATGTTAACCAGAAACAACTTAACAAAAGATGACATTCAGTGGTTAGTACCACACCAAGCTAATAAAAGAATCATCGAAGCTACTGCTAATAGAGTAGGCTTAGAAGATGATAAAGTAATGATGAACATTCATAAGTATGGAAATACAACGTCTGCTACTTTACCGTTGTTACTTGCTGACTATGAAAAAGAGTTGAAAAAAGGAGATAATTTAATTTTTGCCGCATTTGGTGGAGGCTTCACATGGGGAGCTATCTATTTAAAATGGGCCTATAACTCATAA
- the rpmF gene encoding 50S ribosomal protein L32, with the protein MAHPKRKISKTRRDKRRTHYKASVPQIAVDPTTGEAHLYHRAHWHEGKLYYRGQVVLESAAAEA; encoded by the coding sequence ATGGCACATCCAAAGAGAAAAATATCTAAAACTAGAAGAGATAAAAGAAGAACTCACTATAAAGCTTCTGTACCTCAAATAGCTGTTGATCCTACAACTGGAGAAGCTCATTTATACCACAGAGCTCACTGGCATGAAGGAAAACTTTATTACAGAGGTCAAGTAGTATTAGAAAGTGCTGCTGCTGAGGCTTAA
- a CDS encoding YceD family protein, with amino-acid sequence MKDLKQFNIPFVGLKEGSHLFEYQIDKTFFEAFQFDEFNNVNIKADVTFVKKSTLLELAFNISGTVNVPCDITNELFDLPINGNLDLVVKFGPEFNDEHDEILILPHEAYQVNVSQYIYELIVLSVPSKRVHPNVVDGTMQSDALRKLEELKINEEKTVEETSTDPRWDKLKDLLTDK; translated from the coding sequence ATGAAAGACTTAAAACAATTCAACATACCTTTTGTAGGTTTAAAAGAAGGAAGTCATTTGTTTGAATATCAAATTGACAAAACGTTCTTTGAAGCATTTCAGTTTGACGAGTTTAACAACGTTAACATAAAAGCTGATGTTACATTTGTTAAAAAAAGCACTTTATTAGAGCTTGCTTTTAACATAAGCGGAACAGTTAATGTTCCTTGTGACATTACTAATGAATTATTTGATTTACCAATCAATGGTAATTTAGATTTAGTTGTTAAGTTTGGACCTGAGTTTAATGATGAACACGATGAAATCTTGATACTTCCACATGAAGCTTATCAAGTAAATGTTTCTCAATATATATATGAGTTAATTGTGTTATCAGTACCGAGCAAAAGAGTACACCCAAATGTTGTTGATGGTACTATGCAATCAGATGCTTTAAGAAAATTAGAGGAATTAAAAATAAACGAAGAAAAAACTGTTGAAGAAACATCAACAGACCCTAGATGGGATAAATTAAAGGATTTACTAACAGATAAATAA
- the pdxA gene encoding 4-hydroxythreonine-4-phosphate dehydrogenase PdxA, protein MDKANKIIVGISVGDINGIGIEIILKTFEDKRMLDFCTPVLFASNKLISYHKKTLRLNTSIHGITSLDKLVHGKVNLLNSWKEEVKVDLGKTTEEGGKFALKSLQAAVGALKKNQIDLIVTAPINKENIQSEKFKFPGHTEYLEENFDGRSLMILMTNELRIGLITGHIPVSKVSETITPELIKSKVEIMCNSLKQDFNISKPKIAVLGLNPHCGDNGIIGTEDDEIIRPTITEIKETGKLVFGPYAADGFFGSKTYEQFDGVLAMYHDQGLAPFKALSFGNGVNFTAGLSKVRTSPDHGTGFDIAGKNNANPTSFKEALFTSLQIFKNRKEYQELTKNALKAK, encoded by the coding sequence ATGGATAAAGCAAACAAAATTATTGTCGGAATTTCGGTTGGGGACATCAATGGAATTGGTATCGAAATTATTTTAAAAACATTTGAAGACAAACGAATGCTTGATTTTTGCACTCCAGTTTTATTTGCTTCAAACAAATTGATTTCATATCATAAAAAAACGTTAAGACTTAACACCAGTATTCATGGAATTACTTCTTTAGATAAACTTGTTCATGGTAAAGTTAATTTATTAAACAGTTGGAAAGAAGAGGTTAAGGTAGACTTAGGTAAAACTACTGAAGAAGGTGGTAAATTTGCCTTAAAATCATTACAAGCAGCTGTTGGAGCTTTAAAAAAGAATCAAATAGATCTTATTGTTACAGCTCCTATTAACAAAGAAAATATTCAATCTGAAAAATTTAAGTTCCCAGGGCACACAGAATATCTAGAAGAGAACTTTGATGGAAGAAGTTTAATGATTTTAATGACAAATGAATTACGTATTGGTTTAATAACTGGTCATATTCCTGTTTCTAAAGTTTCTGAAACCATTACTCCTGAGCTTATAAAATCTAAAGTTGAAATCATGTGCAACTCTTTAAAACAAGATTTTAATATTAGTAAACCTAAAATTGCAGTATTAGGGCTAAATCCACATTGTGGTGACAATGGGATAATTGGTACTGAAGATGACGAAATTATTCGCCCTACTATTACTGAAATTAAAGAAACTGGTAAATTAGTTTTTGGCCCGTATGCAGCCGACGGTTTCTTTGGTTCAAAAACCTATGAACAATTTGACGGAGTTTTAGCCATGTATCACGACCAAGGTTTGGCTCCATTTAAAGCTTTATCTTTTGGAAATGGTGTAAATTTCACTGCTGGTTTGAGCAAGGTAAGAACCTCTCCAGACCATGGAACTGGATTTGATATTGCTGGTAAAAATAATGCTAATCCCACATCTTTTAAAGAAGCCTTATTTACCTCATTACAAATATTTAAGAACCGAAAAGAGTATCAAGAACTTACAAAAAACGCATTAAAAGCAAAATAG
- a CDS encoding riboflavin synthase — protein MFTGIIETLGIVKGIEREKENLHLTIKSTITNELKIDQSVAHNGVCLTVVAIDKDEYTVTAIKETLDKTNIGDLQVGDEINLERAMKLGARLDGHIVQGHVDGTGVCKNIEDAEGSTVFTFSYDFNGSNVTIEKGSITINGVSLTVVNSKKDEFSVAIIPYTYEHTTFKNFKIGIKVNLEFDVIGKYVARLHALRG, from the coding sequence ATGTTTACCGGAATAATAGAAACTCTTGGAATTGTAAAAGGGATTGAGCGTGAAAAAGAGAATTTACACCTTACAATAAAAAGTACAATAACCAATGAATTAAAAATAGATCAGAGTGTAGCACATAATGGTGTTTGCTTAACAGTTGTTGCAATTGATAAGGATGAGTATACAGTTACAGCTATAAAAGAAACACTAGACAAAACGAATATAGGTGATTTACAGGTAGGAGATGAGATAAACCTTGAAAGAGCAATGAAGTTAGGGGCTCGATTAGATGGGCACATAGTACAGGGACATGTAGATGGAACAGGGGTTTGTAAAAATATAGAAGATGCTGAAGGGAGTACAGTTTTTACTTTTTCATATGATTTTAATGGCTCTAATGTTACGATTGAAAAAGGTTCGATTACTATAAACGGAGTAAGTTTAACTGTGGTAAACTCTAAAAAGGATGAGTTTAGTGTGGCTATTATTCCATATACTTACGAGCATACAACCTTTAAAAACTTTAAAATAGGTATCAAAGTGAATTTAGAATTTGATGTGATTGGGAAATATGTTGCTAGATTACACGCTTTAAGAGGATAA
- a CDS encoding patatin-like phospholipase family protein: protein MELFKSIALCFSGGGYRAACFSLGTLSLLEKVGLLENVKAISTVSGGTITGVKYAQSQIEGKEFQTFFDEYYAWLAKDELTSNALSHLRWPLIWNQPENKHKRKNPINAFAIEYNKLTDNATLGEVQDAISEGKTHLERVIFNATDFDSTHQFRFQNIKGNQKRFGNGKAHSKYKGVINDIKLGDVIAASTAFPGGFEPIGFPYDFTPKHNDLEEIGLMDGGIVDNQGASVFVSEAQNQCEGKPELHDLYFLCDVSSPYPGEGFKFASDSWFSKYVSYVSSAFTLLFMLIVTVFFGVQKMMVWYTVSVVILAFLVFIHFLFFSLSKLMQNETGVDQRLYLPPRRVGFYILNRAKSLVRMASVVFLKNDRRQHANAIYSTFPNKIITSTVYELRCKDASGNQTTRPENERGWGEIKKYTGGISEAIIKNSNKSTSFGTTLWFTKKDKANGMLNSVIACGEYTACYNLLSYLIIQYGDRATEMLIFKKLLSLWKKFQENPHFLVEERQEKLKTMKG, encoded by the coding sequence ATGGAACTATTTAAGTCTATTGCCTTATGTTTTTCTGGAGGAGGATATAGAGCTGCTTGTTTTTCATTAGGAACATTGTCTTTATTAGAAAAAGTAGGTTTACTAGAAAATGTAAAAGCAATTTCTACCGTTTCTGGAGGAACAATTACCGGGGTTAAGTATGCACAATCTCAAATTGAAGGAAAAGAGTTTCAAACTTTTTTTGATGAGTATTATGCGTGGTTAGCAAAGGATGAGTTAACAAGTAATGCACTTAGTCACTTGAGATGGCCTTTAATTTGGAATCAGCCCGAAAATAAGCACAAGCGAAAAAATCCGATTAATGCGTTTGCTATAGAGTATAATAAGTTAACAGATAATGCAACTTTGGGAGAGGTTCAAGATGCAATTAGCGAAGGAAAAACGCATTTAGAAAGGGTGATTTTTAATGCAACAGATTTTGATAGTACACATCAGTTTAGGTTTCAAAATATAAAAGGAAATCAAAAAAGGTTTGGAAATGGAAAAGCACATAGCAAATATAAAGGAGTTATTAATGATATAAAATTAGGAGATGTAATAGCTGCTTCTACAGCATTTCCGGGAGGATTTGAGCCTATAGGTTTTCCGTACGATTTTACTCCGAAGCATAATGATTTAGAGGAAATAGGATTGATGGATGGAGGTATTGTAGATAATCAAGGTGCTTCTGTTTTTGTGTCTGAAGCGCAAAATCAATGTGAAGGAAAACCTGAACTTCATGACTTATATTTTTTGTGTGATGTTTCATCACCATATCCAGGAGAGGGTTTTAAATTTGCTTCTGATTCTTGGTTTAGTAAGTATGTGTCCTATGTGTCTAGCGCTTTTACCTTGTTGTTTATGTTGATAGTTACCGTGTTTTTTGGAGTACAAAAGATGATGGTTTGGTACACAGTGAGTGTTGTAATATTAGCTTTTTTGGTGTTTATTCACTTTCTGTTTTTTTCATTATCTAAATTAATGCAAAATGAAACAGGTGTAGATCAAAGGTTATATTTACCACCAAGAAGAGTTGGTTTTTATATACTTAACAGAGCAAAATCGTTGGTTCGCATGGCAAGTGTAGTTTTTCTTAAAAATGATAGGAGGCAACATGCAAATGCGATTTATAGTACTTTTCCAAATAAAATAATTACATCTACAGTGTATGAGTTACGATGTAAAGATGCTTCAGGAAATCAAACAACCCGACCAGAGAACGAGAGAGGTTGGGGGGAAATAAAGAAATATACAGGGGGTATAAGCGAAGCAATTATTAAAAATTCAAATAAAAGCACATCTTTCGGCACTACTTTATGGTTCACGAAAAAAGATAAGGCAAATGGTATGTTAAACAGTGTTATTGCATGTGGGGAGTATACTGCTTGTTATAATTTGTTATCATATCTAATTATTCAATATGGTGACAGAGCTACTGAAATGCTAATTTTTAAAAAATTATTATCTCTTTGGAAGAAATTTCAAGAAAACCCCCATTTTTTAGTAGAGGAGCGTCAAGAAAAATTAAAAACGATGAAAGGGTAA